Proteins encoded within one genomic window of Candidatus Nanopelagicales bacterium:
- a CDS encoding glycosyltransferase family 2 protein has protein sequence MATAVESAFQVDVESTGPSIGVVVCAYTEDRWQDLELGVRELIAQVGDRDSVIVVIDNNPALLSRCQEHLAGPQVTVVANGGPQGLSGARNTGIGMCERDIVLFLDDDAFPLPGWIDSYRTRFASSQDVVAVGGAVEPRWEGGHAPRWFPQEFYWVVGCDYRGLPASGDEIRNPIGASMGIRRPVFEVIGTFNDEVGRVGALPVGCEETELCIRLRQEIPDIHIVRDTAPVVRHFVPKARQNLRYFASRCFHEGRSKAAMTAVVGASDGLSAERSYVIKTLVAGIGNHLGAVLQGDLAGLSRAILLPTGLAITTYGYVTGQLRARRAKVTT, from the coding sequence ATGGCAACAGCAGTCGAGTCGGCGTTTCAGGTCGATGTCGAGTCAACCGGACCAAGCATCGGCGTTGTTGTCTGCGCCTACACCGAGGACCGGTGGCAAGACCTGGAACTCGGTGTCCGTGAACTCATCGCGCAGGTCGGCGATCGGGATTCGGTCATTGTTGTGATCGACAACAACCCAGCATTGCTATCGCGCTGCCAGGAACATCTGGCTGGCCCACAAGTGACCGTGGTCGCCAACGGTGGACCCCAAGGACTGTCGGGTGCCCGCAACACCGGCATCGGGATGTGCGAGCGCGACATTGTTCTCTTCCTCGACGACGATGCGTTCCCGCTGCCAGGATGGATCGACTCCTATCGCACACGTTTCGCCTCGTCGCAGGATGTCGTGGCTGTGGGTGGGGCGGTGGAACCTCGTTGGGAGGGTGGGCATGCGCCGCGCTGGTTCCCGCAGGAGTTCTACTGGGTTGTTGGCTGCGACTACCGGGGGCTGCCTGCTTCTGGCGACGAGATCCGCAACCCCATCGGCGCGAGCATGGGAATCCGACGACCTGTCTTCGAGGTGATCGGTACGTTCAATGACGAGGTCGGCCGGGTGGGTGCCCTGCCGGTGGGCTGTGAAGAGACCGAACTGTGCATCCGGTTGCGCCAGGAGATCCCCGATATTCACATCGTGCGGGACACCGCGCCCGTTGTCCGTCACTTCGTCCCGAAAGCCCGTCAGAATCTGCGCTACTTCGCGAGTCGGTGCTTTCACGAGGGTCGGTCCAAGGCAGCTATGACTGCGGTGGTGGGAGCGTCGGATGGTCTCAGCGCAGAGCGTTCATACGTGATCAAGACGTTGGTTGCCGGGATCGGAAACCACCTGGGGGCGGTGCTGCAGGGCGATCTTGCCGGCCTATCGCGGGCGATCCTGTTGCCAACCGGACTTGCCATCACCACGTACGGCTACGTCACCGGACAGCTTCGCGCGCGACGGGCCAAGGTGACAACGTGA